A genome region from Cutaneotrichosporon cavernicola HIS019 DNA, chromosome: 5 includes the following:
- a CDS encoding uncharacterized protein (short chain dehydrogenase), with amino-acid sequence MQVPPLSPAVYFLLALPILALLLRARHGPSREKVIKPTEERVVLLGASSGVGKDLALAYARRGAKIVLVARRAAALEAVKEECVALGVAADRVLVVPADIRSPPDLLAVRDVVVNSWGGLDTLHILAGVPSTRTLLQIAGVDLVPEPRPVVPRPRLVPAEDLAWVGPGGAYHSATHLPTGAGLEALAAEARACSEINFVGTVLALAAFIPVLIVSSASPAVHHLSSVAATIAAPRRCIYSATKAAALMAVESARVECEGAGIRFFSLLPGTIDNEFRRKTAFSHNGGNCEVQAGVKAGWTEKLLLPPKKVVDTIISQLALPTAPYPVIPYPPFSWVSGLRAPPKSQFYLPYTYKLATLLSLTPLGYLYVEPKARQKYGLRP; translated from the exons ATGCAGGTTCCACCCCTCTCTCCTGCGGTCTACTTCCTCCTGGCGCTACCCATCCTTGCGCTACTCCTGCGTGCGCGCCACGGCCCCAGCCGCGAGAAGGTCATCAAGCCcaccgaggagcgcgtcgtcctcctcggtgcATCGTCCGGCGTTGGCAAGGATCTTGCGCTCGCCTACGCCAGGCGCGGCGCCAAGAT CGTCCTCGTTGCTCGCAgagccgccgccctcgaggccgtcaaggaggagtgtgttgccctcggcgtcgctgccgaccgcgtccttgtcgtcccTGCGGATATCCGTTCCCCGCCGgacctccttgccgtccgTGACGTGGTTGTTAACA GCTGGGGCGGTCTCGACACACTGCACATTCTTGCGGGCGTGCCCTCGACTCGCACGCTGCTTCAGATTGCaggcgtcgacctcgttcCCGAGCCGCGCCCTGTCGTGCCCCGTCCCCGTCTTGTGCCGGCCGAAGACTTGGCTTGGGTTGGCCCTGGTGGAGCCTATCACTCGGCGACACACCTCCCCACTggcgccggcctcgaggctctggcggccgaggcgcgcgcctGCTCCGAGATCAACTTTGTCGGCACTGTGCTCGCTCTCGCGGCCTTCATTCCCGTCCTGATcgtgagctcggcctcaccCGCCGTGCACCACCTCTCGTCTGTCGCGGCTACCATCGCGGCTCCCAGACGCTGCATCTACAGCGCGACCAAGGCTGCGGCGCTCATGGCTGTCGAGAGTGCCCGCGTGGAGTGTGAGGGCGCCGGTATCCGCTTCTTCT CTCTCCTTCCCGGCACGATCGACAACGAGTTCCGCAGGAAGACCGCGTTCTCGCACAACGGTGGTAACTGCGAGGTCCAGGCTGGCGTCAAGGCCGGGTGGACTGAGAAGCTCCTGCTCCCGCCCAAGAAGGTCGTTGACACGATCATTtcccagctcgccctcccgACTGCGCCCTACCCCGTCATTCCCTACCCTCCGTTCTCGTGGGTGTCTGGCCTCCGCGCGCCCCCCAAGTCGCAGTTCTACCTCCCCTACACGTATAAGCTCGCAACGCTGCTGAGCCTCACCCCGCTTGGGTACCTGTACGTCGAGCCCAAAGCGCGCCAGAAGTATGGTCTGCGCCCATAG
- a CDS encoding uncharacterized protein (Fes/CIP4, and EFC/F-BAR homology domain): MDNYHDGVYGGSDFDYRPRYGSAGYGADPGSQNSGQPTPPPLLMHASSSSNGAGVTSPSDQVSGGSSAVPTPGPGQSGPRRMSTSSRIEGKDEPIGFDEGILRGLCDMDCALPLLADRIKQSIATCKQVGTFFRQRSDVEEKYARGLTDVARTSNEVYSKADCKAGSFVASFQAALRLQEQLAQNRLRFSQRLNEMSEEMFALSREGERQRKQHKDNGTRLQNILQDSETVMDKAKGRFDQTAEELERILVAKEGESFRDAGMRSANAANAAAGNGLPQGSGKKGIGKAMTKGLFKGKNPAQMAKHEDDVRARMALTSEAFRKACLESQALRQEYFNHQLPRIVRLLKDCADELDNGMQYHLTRYAYMYESTVVSEGTLLSPRDPEDAGMKAIFDLIDNRSDFRAYMQNYAVARNAPRGPRREGLYDEGYLPPISNGNGNLPQPQTQTGTSPASTADMYVSPGIPANSGATFGVDLGDQLARDGTEVPKVVIKCAEAIEAYGLDSVGIYRLSGTTSKVTALKNALDKDVDGVDIMDEAWSSDINEVSGALKLWFRELPEPLLTYGLYHGFIDAAKKDIDRLRHIRLHEQVNDLPDPNYATLKYFMGHLDKVRRHEGVNQMSASNLSIVFGPTLLGAPPEEGGLKLEDMSYQCKAIETILEKYHEIFVEEEDEAEDGAAQAQQ, encoded by the exons ATGGACAACTACCACGACGGCGTTTACGGCGGGTCCGATTTCGACTATCGACCACGTTACGGATCAGCGGGCTACGGAGCAGATCCAG GATCTCAGAACTCGGGACAAcccactccaccaccactccTAATgcacgcgtcgtcgtcgtcaaatGGGGCTGGCGTTACCTCACCCTCCGACCAGGTGTCCGGAGGTTCGAGCGCGGTGCCCACGCCAGGCCCTGGACAATCGGGACCCCGTCGAATGtctacctcgtcgcgcattgagggcaaggacgagcCCATTGGCTTTGACGAGGGCATCCTCCGCGGGCTCTGCGACATGGAC TGTGCACTGCCTCTCCTCGCGGACCGAATAAAACAGAGCATCGCAACGTGCAAG CAAGTCGGAACCTTCTTCAGGCAACGCTCAGATGTCGAGGAAAAGTACGCGCGCGGACTCACAGACGTTGCTCGCACCTCGAACGAAGTGTATAGCAAGGCGGACTGCAAGGCGGGTTCATTTGTGGCCTCTTTCCAAGCCGCCCTGCGCTTGCAGGAGCAGTTGGCTCAGAACCGTTTACGGTTCTCGCAGCGGTTGAACGAGATGAGCGAGGAGATGTTCGCGTTGAGCCGGGAGGGAGAGCGGCAGCGCAAGCAG CACAAGGACAATGGTACTCGGCTGCAGAACATCTTGCAAGACAGCGAGACGGTCAtggacaaggccaagggccGCTTTGATCAGACGGCAGAGGAACTGGAGCGCATCCTCGTGGCCAAGGAAGGAGAGAGCTTCCGTGATGCAGGAATGCGCtccgccaacgccgcgaACGCCGCGGCCGGTAACGGCCTCCCTCAAGGTAgcggcaagaagggcatCGGCAAGGCGATGACCAAGGGTCTATTCAAGGGCAAGAATCCGGCCCAAATGGCCAAgcacgaggacgacgtccGCGCTCGCATGGCGTTGACGAGCGAGGCGTTCCGCAAGGCTTGTCTGGAGAGCCAGGCGTTGCGCCAGGAGTACTTCAACCACCAGTTGCCCAGGATTGTTCGC TTGCTTAAGGACTGCGCGGACGAACTCGACAACGGTATGCAGTACCATCTCACGCGCTACGCGTACATGTACGAGTCGACTGTGGTGTCTGAAGGCACCCTCCTGAGCCCGCGCGACCCGGAAGATG CGGGCATGAAGGCCATCTTCGACTTGATTGACAACCGATCCGACTTTAGGGCGTACATGCAGAACTACGCTGTCGCTCGCAACGCACCAAGaggccctcgccgcgaAGGACTGTACGACGAAGGCTAC TTACCACCTATTTCgaacggcaacggcaaccTGCCGCAACCACAAACCCAGACCGGCACATCCCCAGCTTCCACAGCCGACATGTATGTCAGCCCTGGTATTCCAGCGAACTCGGGGGCCACGTTCGGCGTGGACCTTGGCGACCAGCTGGCACGCGATGGCACAGAAGTGCCCAAGGTGGTCATCAAGTGTGCTGAAGCGATCGAGGCCTATG GTCTCGATTCGGTCGGCATCTACCGGTTGTCGGGCACCACGTCGAAGGTGACGGCGCTCAAGaacgcgctcgacaagg acgtcgacggcgtggATATAATGGACGAGGCGTGGAGCTCGGACATCAATGAGGTGTCTGGCGCACTGAAGTTATGGTTCCGCGAGCTGCCCGAGCCGCTGCTCACATACGGCCTGTACCATGGGTTCATTgacgcggccaagaaggacaTTGACCGCCTGCGGCACATCAGACTGCACGAGCAGGTCAACGACCTCCCAGACCCCAATTACGCGACGCTCAAGTACTTTATGGGTCACCTGGACAAGGTCCGCCGTCACGAGGGCGTCAACCagatgtcggcgtcgaaCTTGTCGATTGTCTTTGGCCCTACTCTTCTCGGCGCACCGCCagaggagggcggcctTAAGCTTGAGGACATGAGCTACCAGTGCAAG gccATTGAAACCATCCTTGAGAAGTACCACGAGATTTttgtggaggaggaggatgaggccgaggacggcgctgcgcaggcgcagcagTAG
- the COX12 gene encoding uncharacterized protein (This protein is one of the nuclear-coded polypeptide chains of cytochrome c oxidase, the terminal oxidase in mitochondrial electron transport): MAEENTYTLQTAGFDARFPNVNQTKHWYQNFVDYHKCVNAKGEEFAPCQQFKRAYQSLCPNEWTSKWTEQVENGTFPASLEP; encoded by the exons atggccgaggagaa CACTTACACC CTCCAGACCGCTGGCTTCGA cgcccGGTTCCCCAACGTGAACCAGACCAAGCACTGGTAC CAGAACTTTGTCGACTACCACAAGTGTGTCAacgccaagggcgaggagtTTGCCCCGTGCCAGCAGTTCAAGCGCGCGTACCAGTCGCTCTGCCCCA ACGAGTGGACCTCCAAGTGGACGGAGCAGGTCGAGAACGGCACCTTCCCCGCCTCGCTCGAGCCTTAG
- a CDS encoding uncharacterized protein (Iron-sulfur cluster assembly protein): protein MSRPLDNAAPTIFATQAARRAETVWGEAYEAYDSESGSGEEAEEIDAQEVFDLLRSVTDPEHPVSLEQLRVVSRQDIHVVGNRVLVYVTPTIPHCSMSTLIGLSLRVRLLRALPRRYRVDIRIKPGSHQSEHAVNKQLNDKERVQAALENNHLLQVVEGCLATAGRRGAPGPEEH, encoded by the exons ATGTCCCGCCCACTCGATAACGCTGCCCCGACGATTTTTGCCACGCAGGCtgcacgccgcgccgaaACGGTTTGGGGCGAAGCTTATGAGGCATATGACAGCGAGAGTGGAagcggggaggaggcagaggaGATTGATGCGCAGGAGGTGTTTG ACCTCCTCCGCAGCGTCACGGACCCCGAACACCCCGTCAGCCTGGAACAGCTGCGCGTCGTGAGCCGCCAAGATATCCATGTTGTCGGTAACCGCGTGCTCGTCTACGTGACCCCGACGATCCCGCACTGTTCCATGTCGACGTTGATTG GCCTCTCGCTGCGCGTACGGCTCCtgcgcgcgctgccgcGGCGGTATCGAGTGGATATCCGGATCAAACCTGGGTCTCACCAGTCGGAACACGCCGTCAATAAGCAGCTTAATGATAAAGAACGCGTTCAGGCTGCACTGGAGAACAACCATCTGCtccaggtcgtcgagggaTGTCTGGCTACTGCGGGGAGGCGGGGCGCGCCGGGACCCGAGGAGCACTAG
- the kap123 gene encoding uncharacterized protein (Importin beta-4 subunit), with product MDPAFVQNLHQLLEGTIAPDTNVIKQATTQLNTQYYKNAECIPALYEIAASSQNQAIRQLAAVELRKRVNTGNGKLWSACPEPVRGQIKANMLARLTQEPTRIVRHALAQTVAAIAENELSVQPPQWPDLVPGLYQAVQSADQLHRETGIFVLFALLDTVLESMPEQLPALFDIFSKTLHDPQSGDVRMTTVRALAKVAENITPDEKHDVKAFQELIVPMLKVLEQAIKDDDDEAVRHGFDVFETLLILDAPLVSKHVGELVQFFLGAAANAEVDETMRCGALNVLAWTIRYKKSKVQALGLAKPIVEGLLPIGMEEDPEDVDEDSPSRLAFRCLDTLSQSLPPQQVFPVLSQQLQVYMAGNAQMRKSALMAFGVSVEGCSEYIRPHVEQLWPIIEGGLQDQELIVRKAACIALGCLCEWLSEECALRHGTIVPILFDLIVDPSTQKNACTCLDSYLEILGDDIVNYLPLLMERLLILLENGPIPVKITVTGAIGSAAHAAKDKFRPYFEQTIQRLVPFIGLSGSDEESDLRGVATDTIGTIAEAVGADLFRPYFENMMKASFEALTIDNTRLRESSFIFFGVMAQVFEGEFAVYLPQCVPALVASCQQSESADEFLDEAEGGEGAARVAAEAFATGLGGSSKGVATVGDDEDEEEVDLDVLDQMFSRVNSAIAIEKEVAADTIGELFNATKSAFLPFIEETMTVLIDLLEHYYEGIRKAAMGALFQFIKTVYELSNPQEWVAGAEIKVPLHADVKKLVDHILPHIFDAWKVEDDKSVVILLCSELADTMQKCGPAVVEGRLDEIAKLTIEILEKKSFCQQDPDGDDEGVGEDGESSEYESMLISNAADVFGAMAAVLGSDFGPAFNTVLPLISQYAQPKRISSERSMAIGSLGEVIVGLKGGVTPFTNQVLEVISRGLQDEEPDVRSNSAFAAGVLVQNSEQDLSQHYPALVGVLGHFFQVPDHSAPAVFNARDNAAGALGRMIVKNPAAAPLDQIVPMMVSCMPLQFDPIENRAVYSAIFTLFRNQPATLEAHLDHLLRAFAFNLSAAHADDITDETRAELVALVEHLKQSVPDKVAAAGL from the exons ATGGAC cccGCATTCGTTCAAAATCTCCACCAGCTCCTTGAGGGCACCATCGCGCCTGACACGAACGTGATCAAGCAG GCGACGACCCAGCTCAACACTCAGTACTACAAGAACGCCGAGTGCATCCCCGCCCTCTATGAGATTGCTGCCAGCAGCCAGAATCAGGCG ATCCGTCAGCTCGCCGCTGTCGAGCTCCGCAAGAGGGTGAACAccggcaacggcaagcTCTGGAGCGCATGCCCCGAGCCTGTCCGCGGCCAGATCAAAGCCAACATGCTCGCCCGCCTCACCCAGGAGCCTAC CCGCATTGTGCGCCACGCCCTTGCCCAGACCGTTGCCGCCATTGCCGAGAACGAGCTCTCGGTTCAGCCCCCACAGTGGCCCGACCTCGTGCCGGGGTTGTACCAGGCCGTCCAGTCTGCTGACCAGCTCCACCGTGAGACCGGCATCTTTGTTCTcttcgccctccttgacacTGTTCTCGAGTCCATGCCCGAGCAGCTCCCCGCCCTCTTTGACATCTTCTCCAAGACGCTCCACGACCCCCAGTCTGGCGATGTTCGCATGACCAccgtccgcgccctcgcgaAGGTGGCCGAGAACATCACGCCCGACGAGAAGCACGACGTCAAGGCGTTCCAGGAGCTCATCGTCCCCATGctcaaggtcctcgagcaggccatcaaggacgatgacgacgaggccgtccGCCACGGCTTTGACGTCTTTGAGaccctcctcatccttgACGCGCCTCTCGTGTCCAAGCACGTCGGTGAGCTCGTCCAGttcttcctcggcgctgctgccaacgccgaggtcgacgagaccATGCGCTGCGGTGccctcaacgtcctcgcctGGACTATCCGCTACAAGAAGTCCAAGGTCCAGGCTCTTGgcctcgccaagcccaTCGTTGAGGGTCTCCTTCCCATTGGTATGGAGGAGGACcccgaggacgtcgacgaggactcTCCGTCGCGCCTCGCCTTCCGCTGCCTTGACACCCTCTCCCAGTCCTTGCCTCCCCAGCAGGTCTTCCCTGTCCTCTCCCAGCAGCTTCAGGTCTACATGGCCGGCAACGCCCAGATGCGCAAGTCGGCTCTCATGGCCTTCGGTGTTTCGGTTGAGGGCTGCTCCGAGTACATTCGTCCCcacgtcgagcagctcTGGCCCATCATCGAGGGTGGTCTCCAGGACCAGGAGCTCATTGTCCGTAAGGCGGCGTGCATTGCCCTCGGCTGCCTCTGCGAGTGGCTCTCGGAGGAGTGCGCTCTCCGCCACGGCACCATTGTGCCCATCCTCTTCGacctcatcgtcgaccCCTCTACCCAGAAGAACGCCTGCACCTGCCTTGACTCGTATCTCGAGATTCTCGGTGACGACATCGTCAACTacctccctctcctcatGGAGCGTCTTCtgatcctcctcgagaacgGCCCCATCCCTGTCAAAATCACCGTTACCGGTGCCATTGGCTCGGCTgcccacgccgccaaggaCAAGTTCCGCCCCTACTTTGAGCAGACCATCCAGCGCCTTGTCCCCTTCATCGGCCTCTCGggctcggacgaggagagcgacCTCCGTGGCGTCGCCACTGACACCATCGGCACCATTGCCGAGGCTGTCGGCGCTGACCTTTTCAGGCCTTATTTCGAGAACATGATGAAGGCGTCGTTCGAGGCCCTCACCATCGACAACACTCGTCTCCGCGAGTCATCGTTCATCTTCTTCGGCGTCATGGCTCAGGTCTTCGAGGGCGAGTTCGCTGTCTACCTTCCCCAGTGTGTTCCCGCTCTCGTTGCTTCGTGCCAGCAGAGCGAGTCTGCCGACGAGttccttgacgaggccgagggtggtgagggtgcCGCCAGAgtcgctgccgaggccTTTGCCACGGGCCTGGGCGGCTCGAGCAAGGGCGTCGCCACcgttggcgacgacgaggacgaggaggaggttgaccttgacgtccttgacCAGATGTTCTCGCGTGTCAACTCGGCCATCGcgatcgagaaggaggttgCTGCCGACACCATTGGTGAGCTCTTCAACGCTACCAAGTCGgccttccttcccttcaTCGAGGAGACCATGACGgtcctcatcgacctcctcgagcactACTACGAGGGTATCCGCAAGGCTGCCATGGGTGCGCTCTTCCAGTTCATTAAGACTGTGTACGAGCTCTCCAACCCCCAGGAGTGGGTTGCCGGTGCCGAGATCAAGGTGCCCCtccacgccgacgtcaagaagctcgtcgaccacaTCCTTCCTCACATCTTCGACGCCTggaaggtcgaggacgacaa GTCGGTCGTCATCTTGCTCTGCTctgagctcgccgacaccATGCAGAAGTGTGGCCCGGCTGTTGTTGAGGGCCGCCTTGACGAGATTGCCAAGCTCACCATCGAGATCCTGGAGAAGAAGTCGTTCTGCCAGCAGGACCCCGAcggagacgacgagggcgttggAGAGGACGGCGAGTCGTCCGAGTACGAGTCGATGCTCATCTCgaacgccgccgacgtcttTGGCGCCATGGCCGCTGTTCTTGGCTCTGACTTTGGCCCGGCCTTCAACACCgtcctccccctcatcTCGCAGTACGCCCAGCCCAAGCGCATCTCTTCTGAGCGCTCGATGGCCATTGGTtcgctcggcgaggtcatTGTCGGCCTCAAGGGCGGCGTCACCCCCTTCACCAaccaggtcctcgaggtcatcTCGCGCGGCCTGCAAGACGAGGAGCCCGACGTTCGTTCCAACTCTGCGTTCGCGGCCGgtgtcctcgtccagaACTCTGAGCAGGACCTGTCGCAGCACTACCCAGCACTTGTCGGTGTGCTTGGTCACTTCTTCCAGGTGCCCGACCACTCTGCTCCTGCTGTGTTCAACGCACGTGACAACGCTGCTGGTGCTCTCGGCCGCATGATTGTCAAGAACCCCGCAGCGGCACCTCTTGACCAGATTGTCCCCATGATGGTGTCGTGCATGCCTCTGCAGTTTGACCCGATCGAGAACCGGGCCGTCTACAGCGCCATCTTTACCCTTTTCCGCAACCAGCCCGCCACCCTCGAGGCAcacctcgaccacctcctccgcgcaTTCGCCTTCAACCTCTCTGCGGCACACGCCGACGACATTACCGACGagacgcgcgccgagctcgtggccctcgtcgagcacctcaAGCAGAGCGTGCCGGACAAGGTCGCGGCTGCTGGCCTCTAA
- the APS3 gene encoding uncharacterized protein (Belongs to the adaptor complexes small subunit family), with protein sequence MIRAVLIFNTHGKARLSKFYAPVSVVQQQALISQIFSLISDRPAGVCNFLDAPELVFPSPSASGKEGDDTRVIYRHYATLYFVFVVDGAESELGILDLIQVFVESLDRAFENVCELDLIFHFDDVQYVLNEIIQGGLVLETNISEINLCTQAAQRNRKASAASTNPLMPSMLVTPGSRARAAEGPRRWLSSIGV encoded by the exons ATGAtccgcgccgtcctcatcttcaATACGCACG GCAAGGCGCGCCTGTCCAAGTTCTACGCGCCCGTCTCAGTCGTGCAGCAGCAGGCACTCATCTCGCAGATCTTTAGTCTTATCTCGGACCGCCCTGCTGGCGTGTGCAACTTTCTCGACgcgcccgagctcgtcttcccctccccatctgcgtcgggcaaggagggcgacgacacCCGCGTGATTTACCGCCACTACGCCACCCTGTACTTTGTCTTCGTCGTGGACGGGGCAGAgagcgagctcggcatTCTCGACTTGATCCAGGTGTTTGTCGAGAGCTTGGATCGGGCGTTTGAGAACGTGTGTGAACTCGACCTCATCTTCCACTTTGACGATGTGCAGTATGTCCTCAACGAGATTATCCAGGGTGGCCTCGTATTGGAGACCAACATTAGCGAAATCAACCTCTGCA CACAAGCGGCGCAGCGAAACCGCAAGGCGAGTGCTGCAAGCACCAACCCCCTCATGCCATCCATGCTCGTAACGCCTGGcagtcgcgcgcgcgcagccgaGGGACCACGACGGTGGCTCTCTTCCATCGGTGTGTAG
- a CDS encoding uncharacterized protein (Cyclin, N-terminal domain), producing MTVHKRMRPLRQGESQWIFESHALEKTPSRDAGFTLEQELESRRQAILFMRSLWLRVAGKLHDTDPEATAGKAVLTLAAILVHRFYMRRSLSDFSPQSVAPIILFLASKVEEAPLKLRHIINATLTKFEPGAPLWEPSSNDDVNPQPLEYRRWEKEILATEEVVVEALCFDFAVDQPWPILRAAVRGIDHLWANEEGELANGVRKRRATEEVINELGWVMLNEGYLAPLPVLYRPEYSAFAVFTLILAVVEEMRLDEAAAAATELAGRFGLDIPWRESVESSSREYGTEEANARGAIHQYIVFCQQGVIERELARLINTTTTSGETYTRRFKVEGQANGNGRPNGEAI from the exons ATGACCGTCCACAAACGCATGCGGCCTTTACGCCAAGGGGAATCACAGTGGATATTCGAATCTCACGCTCTGGAAAAGACACCTTCTAGAGATGCAGGCTTTACCCTCGAACAGGAGCTTGAGTCGCGCAGGCAGGCCATCTTGTTTATGCGGTCGTTGTGGCTGAGAGTAGCTGG AAAATTACACGACACAGATCCCGAGGCAACGGCAGGCAAGGCCGTATTGACCCTCGCtgccatcctcgtccaccgCTTCTATATGCGCCGCTCACTCAGTGACTTCTCTCCACAG TCTGTGGCTCCGATAATCCTCTTTCTCGCCTCcaaagtcgaggaggcgccaCTCAAGCTGCGACACATCATTAATGCCACACTCACCAAGTTCGAGCCCGGAGCACCGCTATGGGAGCCCTCCAGCAACGATGATGTGAAT CCTCAACCGCTCGAGTACCGACggtgggagaaggagatcctcgcgaccgaggaggttgtTGTCGAGGCGCTATGCTTTGACTTTGCTGTTGATCAGCCGTGGCCGATCCTCCGCGCCGCAGTTCGCGGCATTGACCACCTGTGGGCcaacgaggagggggagctGGCCAACGGGGTGAGGAAACGTCGCGCTACCGAAGAGGTCATCAACGAGCTCGGGTGGGTTATGCTCAACGAGGGATACCTCGCCCCGCTTCCTGTGCTGTATAGGCCGGAATACAGTGCCTTCGCCGTGTTCACTCTCATCCTTGCagtggtcgaggagatgcgattggacgaggcggccgctGCGGCCACCGAGCTCGCAGGACGGTTCGGACTCGACATCCCCTGGAGGGAGTCGGTAGAGTCGAGCAGCAGGGAATACGGTACAGAGGAAGCTAATGCGAGAG GTGCAATTCATCAGTATATCGTGTTCTGCCAGCAGGGAGTCATCGAGAGGGAACTCGCACGGCTGATCAAC acaACAACAACTAGCGGCGAAACCTACACGCGCAGGTTCAAGGTCGAGGGACAGGCCAACGGGAACGGGAGGCCGAACGGTGAAGCCATCTAA